The Micromonospora sp. NBC_00421 genome contains a region encoding:
- a CDS encoding 2-isopropylmalate synthase: MGTGDMVAAGDHGATATGRPFWQRQQPSGMPHQKYRAGGDPGVRLGVGRSWPDREIDEAPLWVPVDLRDGNQALVEPMTPERKLRMFQLMVQMGYKEIEVGYPAASELDFRFVRLLAERDLIPDDVTIVVFTPAREDAIDRTIDSLEGIGSAVVHLCVATAPLWREIVLRRDRAELLELIATSAHQVQKRSGGRHRFQFSPEAFTSTEVDFSVEVCNLVTDIWEASPDRPVVLNLPATIETTGPNRFADQIEYVHRAIERRDGVILSVHPHNDRGTGVAAAELGILAGAQRVEGCLFGNGERTGNVCLVTLALNLFARGIDPMIDFSDLDRARRVVEECTGIPVHPRHPYGGDLVFTAFSGTHQDAIRKGLDAQSAPAEPGQVKRWQVPYVPVDPADLGRPYDRLIRVNSQSGKSGIAHVLRSVSGLFPPVELQREFSAAVQGVAEAYGEIPPPVLWTAFRELYFFDEPDNRVEEWVVGGDGAYEVRLRLGGTPVTTRVPPTDPAAVAVALITQATGSVCQVRRTVHQVAEAGGRTAQACFAEVAVGDRTGWGSATGEDSVQSTFLAVLAAHRTLQRADDAVVSDVDVVAAALRRQPGRG; encoded by the coding sequence ATGGGGACCGGTGACATGGTGGCCGCCGGGGACCACGGCGCGACGGCCACCGGAAGGCCGTTCTGGCAGCGACAGCAGCCCAGCGGCATGCCCCATCAGAAGTACCGGGCCGGTGGCGACCCCGGGGTGCGGCTGGGGGTGGGGCGTTCCTGGCCGGACCGCGAGATCGACGAGGCGCCGCTGTGGGTGCCTGTCGATCTGCGCGACGGCAACCAGGCTCTCGTCGAGCCCATGACGCCGGAACGCAAGCTCCGGATGTTCCAGCTCATGGTGCAGATGGGCTACAAGGAGATCGAGGTCGGCTACCCGGCGGCGAGCGAGCTGGACTTCCGGTTCGTCCGGTTGCTGGCGGAGCGCGACCTGATCCCGGACGACGTCACGATCGTGGTGTTCACGCCGGCGCGGGAGGACGCGATCGACCGGACGATCGACTCGCTGGAGGGCATCGGGTCGGCCGTCGTGCACCTCTGTGTGGCGACCGCGCCGCTGTGGCGCGAGATCGTGCTGCGCCGCGACCGCGCGGAACTGCTCGAACTGATCGCGACCTCGGCCCACCAGGTGCAGAAGCGTTCCGGGGGTCGGCACCGTTTCCAGTTCTCGCCCGAGGCGTTCACCTCCACCGAGGTCGACTTCTCGGTCGAGGTGTGCAACCTGGTGACCGACATCTGGGAGGCGTCGCCGGACCGGCCGGTCGTGCTGAACCTGCCCGCGACGATCGAGACGACCGGGCCGAACCGCTTCGCCGACCAGATCGAGTACGTGCACCGGGCGATCGAGCGGCGGGACGGGGTGATCCTCTCGGTCCACCCGCACAACGACCGTGGCACCGGCGTCGCCGCCGCGGAGCTGGGCATCCTCGCTGGCGCCCAGCGGGTGGAGGGCTGCCTCTTCGGCAACGGGGAGCGGACAGGCAACGTCTGTCTGGTCACCCTGGCGCTCAACCTCTTCGCCCGGGGCATCGATCCGATGATCGACTTCTCCGATCTGGACCGTGCGCGGCGCGTCGTCGAGGAGTGCACGGGCATTCCGGTGCACCCGCGCCACCCGTACGGCGGCGACCTCGTCTTCACCGCGTTCTCCGGCACCCACCAGGACGCGATCCGCAAGGGTCTCGACGCGCAGTCGGCGCCGGCCGAGCCGGGGCAGGTCAAGCGGTGGCAGGTGCCGTACGTCCCGGTCGACCCGGCTGACCTCGGCCGACCGTACGACCGCCTGATCCGGGTGAACAGCCAGTCGGGCAAGTCCGGCATCGCGCACGTGCTCCGGTCGGTCAGCGGGCTGTTTCCCCCGGTCGAGCTGCAACGCGAGTTCTCCGCGGCGGTGCAGGGGGTCGCCGAGGCGTACGGTGAGATCCCGCCGCCGGTGCTGTGGACGGCCTTCCGGGAGTTGTACTTCTTCGACGAGCCGGACAACCGCGTCGAGGAATGGGTGGTGGGCGGCGACGGGGCCTACGAGGTCCGGCTGCGGCTCGGCGGCACCCCGGTCACCACCCGGGTGCCCCCCACCGACCCGGCAGCCGTCGCCGTCGCGCTGATCACGCAGGCCACCGGGTCGGTGTGCCAGGTCCGGCGGACCGTGCACCAGGTCGCCGAGGCGGGTGGCCGTACGGCGCAGGCGTGCTTCGCCGAGGTCGCGGTCGGTGACCGGACCGGGTGGGGCAGCGCCACCGGGGAGGACTCCGTACAGTCGACCTTCCTGGCCGTCCTCGCCGCACACCGGACGCTGCAACGGGCCGACGACGCAGTCGTCAGCGACGTCGACGTGGTCGCCGCAGCGTTGCGCCGGCAGCCTGGCCGGGGCTGA
- a CDS encoding phosphopantetheine-binding protein — MDRTAQIRQFLAEHIAEPVADEDDIFARGLVNSMFVVQLVAFIEETFDLQIDGDDLVFENFRSVKDIDALVLRLSGS, encoded by the coding sequence GTGGATCGCACAGCCCAGATTCGCCAGTTCCTGGCCGAGCACATCGCCGAGCCGGTGGCCGACGAGGACGACATCTTCGCCCGGGGGTTGGTGAACTCGATGTTCGTCGTGCAGCTCGTGGCGTTCATCGAGGAGACCTTCGACCTCCAGATCGACGGCGATGATCTCGTGTTCGAGAACTTCCGGTCGGTGAAGGACATCGACGCACTCGTGCTCCGCCTGTCCGGCTCGTGA